The genomic interval TTTATTTCTACCAAACCTAATATGTCTTTAATATCCTCTGCTTTTATTTCTTTTTTTCTGTCTAAACTAAAAGCGGAAACTCTGTCTAATAAACTTTCTGCGTCTCTTACTGCTCCGCCAGCATTCAAAGCAATTAATTCTAAAGCTGGTTTTTCAATCTTAATGCCTTCTTTTCCGCAAATAAATTCTAATCTTTTGATAATTTCCTCTAATGTTAACTTGCGGAAATCAAATCTCTGGCAGCGGGAAAGAATAGTAGAAATCATTTTATGGATTTCAGTAGTGGCTAAAATAAATATGGCATAGGATGGCGGTTCTTCTAATGTTTTTAATAAAGCATTTGACGCTTCTTTGGTTAATTGATGGCATTCGTCAATAATAAATACCTTGTATTTTGATTTAGTGGGCCCGAACCTAATGCCGTCCCTTAAATCTCTCATTTCATCAATCCCTCTGTGCGAAGCGGCATCAATCTCAATTAAATCTATTGCTCTGCCCTGCTTGATTTCCAAACAGGAAGAGCATTCATTGCAAGGTTCAAAACTATCTTGTTTTCTTTTTTCACAATTTACCGCTTTTGCTAAAATCCTGGCAATGGAAGTCTTTCCAGAACCGCGCGGCCCGGAAAATAAATATGCATGGGAAACCATTCCTGAAGCAAGAGCGTTAGTCAGGGTTTTAACGATATACTCCTGGCCAACAATCTCTTTAAATGTCTGGGGCCTGTATTTTCGATATAAAGCTAAGCTCATTTTATTTTTTGAAGACGATAAATTTATAGCCGAGGAAATTCCAAGTTAAGCCGACAAAAGAAGCAGTAATTGCCCCAAAATTTGCCCATTGAGCTAGATTCAAATTAAATTGAGGATCAACTAAATTTACTATTATAGAAGCAGTTCCAACATTTATTGCAAAACCAATAGCGCTAATAACAAAAAACTGCAAAAATTCTTTTTTCGGCTTAACTGCTTTTTTCTTTTCAAATGTCCAGAATTTATTCCAAAAATAACTGTTGGTTGTGGCTGCTACAAAAGAAATTCCCTTAAAGAAAGAGTAATATGGGCCTAAAACAACTCCTGAAAATAACATTAATAGATTTAAAATCCCTAAATCAATAATTGTGTTTAATACTCCTACTAAAACAAATTTAGCCAATTGCCAGAATACTTTTATTTTCTGGCTTAAAATGTGAGCTATATAAAGACAGGTTAAACAAAAAACAGGCAGGAAAACAGGCCAAATCCAATATAACAGCTTTGCCTCCAAGCCGAGATTCTTTAAAATCCCAAAGCTTAATAAAGCAATTAGCTCTCCAATAACAAGAGCTACGATAATATCTGTCTTTTTCATATTGTTTTATTCTATCAAAACTAACAATACTTGACAAGGTTTGATGGTTTGCTATTCTATATAAATAGCTTATGTTATACTGTGAAAATCATTTAATTCAATTTTGCGCTTGCTGCGCATGTTGTTGCGCCTCTTTCACAAGAGGTTAGTTGATGATTATTCATTGTTAATTGCTTATTCTTAACTGGCCTCTAAAAGAGGTTTTTTTATTGATATGACTATCTTAGATTTTATTGGCAATACTCCATTAGTAAAAATTGGAAATATCTTTGCTAAGTTAGAAGGGTTTAACCCTACTGGTTCTGTAAAAGACAGAATTGCTTTGGCAATGCTCGTGAAAGCTGAGAAAGAAGGTATTTTAACAAAAGGCAAAACAATTATTGAACCAACAAGCGGAAATACTGGGATTAGCTTGGCGATGTTCGGAGCGATAAAGGGATATAAGGTAAAAGTTGTAATGCCGGAATCAATGAAAATTATAAAAAGAGCTATGATAAAGGTTTTTGGCGGAGAGATAATTTTAGTTAAAGACAAGGACTGGCGGGATAATGCCATAAAATTTACTAAGGGTTTAGCCGAAAAAGACAAAAACCTAGTGATGCTTAA from Candidatus Parcubacteria bacterium carries:
- the dnaX gene encoding DNA polymerase III subunit gamma/tau; translated protein: MSLALYRKYRPQTFKEIVGQEYIVKTLTNALASGMVSHAYLFSGPRGSGKTSIARILAKAVNCEKRKQDSFEPCNECSSCLEIKQGRAIDLIEIDAASHRGIDEMRDLRDGIRFGPTKSKYKVFIIDECHQLTKEASNALLKTLEEPPSYAIFILATTEIHKMISTILSRCQRFDFRKLTLEEIIKRLEFICGKEGIKIEKPALELIALNAGGAVRDAESLLDRVSAFSLDRKKEIKAEDIKDILGLVEINQVSKFTDLIIQKKPAETIDFLNNIIDKGQDVQELSKALVNYLRQALLLKISGGAGEDNPLITGLTKEEVQHLEKQTEKFTELELQKIINLFLQAENRIKYSSIPQLPLELAIVEIIVGK
- a CDS encoding GtrA family protein; translation: MKKTDIIVALVIGELIALLSFGILKNLGLEAKLLYWIWPVFLPVFCLTCLYIAHILSQKIKVFWQLAKFVLVGVLNTIIDLGILNLLMLFSGVVLGPYYSFFKGISFVAATTNSYFWNKFWTFEKKKAVKPKKEFLQFFVISAIGFAINVGTASIIVNLVDPQFNLNLAQWANFGAITASFVGLTWNFLGYKFIVFKK